One genomic region from Chrysiogenia bacterium encodes:
- a CDS encoding TraR/DksA C4-type zinc finger protein: MEEELTQAQIEELRADLLALKEQLEGTLRGTRESARTVELDQQSVGRLSRMDAMQQQAMAKANQQAQETRLQQVQAALRWVESGEYGLCRSCEDDIGYRRLKARPETPMCLNCQRERESQ; the protein is encoded by the coding sequence ATGGAAGAAGAGCTGACGCAAGCACAGATTGAGGAGCTGCGCGCCGACCTGCTCGCCCTCAAGGAGCAGCTCGAGGGGACGCTGCGCGGCACCCGCGAGAGCGCGCGGACCGTGGAACTCGACCAGCAGTCGGTGGGGCGCCTCTCGCGCATGGATGCCATGCAGCAGCAGGCCATGGCCAAGGCCAACCAGCAGGCCCAGGAAACCCGCCTGCAGCAAGTGCAGGCCGCGCTGCGGTGGGTGGAATCGGGCGAATACGGCCTGTGCCGGTCCTGCGAGGACGACATCGGCTACCGCCGCCTCAAGGCCCGGCCCGAGACGCCAATGTGTCTGAACTGCCAGCGCGAGCGCGAATCCCAGTAA
- a CDS encoding NAD(P)/FAD-dependent oxidoreductase, translated as MNEARKRIAVVGGGAAGYFGAIACANALREAGVKSQVIVFEGSDKVLDKVRISGGGRCNVTNAQQDPRELVKFYPRGARELRGPLTRFGPRETAEWFTARGVELKTEADGRLFPVTDDSRTIVHCLKDAARAAGVRVRIGIRIKALTRAEDGRIGLSLSDDTTEHFAAVLLATGGSRPALKLALDAGHEIEPPVPSLFTFKISDDRLRGMQGVSFDKARLRLRAGAGKPLEETGAVLITHWGLSGPAVLRLSAWGARALFESKYRARLLVSFIPGENEESLLAFLHREKDAHPKRTVRKYPHPDAPRRYWENLCELAGIEPTQTWAEATKKQMQYLARELGAAEFEITGKGEFKEEFVTCGGVRLKEVDFRTMQSKLLPGLYFAGEVLDVDALTGGFNFQAAWTTSWIAGHAIAGSFAQE; from the coding sequence GTGAATGAAGCACGCAAACGGATTGCCGTTGTCGGCGGAGGCGCCGCCGGATACTTCGGCGCCATCGCCTGTGCCAACGCCCTTCGCGAGGCGGGCGTGAAGTCGCAGGTCATTGTCTTTGAGGGTTCCGACAAGGTCCTCGACAAGGTCCGCATCTCCGGTGGCGGGCGCTGCAACGTGACCAACGCGCAGCAGGACCCGCGCGAGCTGGTGAAGTTCTACCCGCGCGGTGCTCGTGAGCTGCGCGGCCCGCTCACCCGGTTCGGTCCGCGTGAAACGGCAGAATGGTTCACCGCGCGCGGCGTGGAGCTCAAGACCGAAGCCGACGGGCGCCTCTTTCCGGTCACCGATGATTCACGCACCATCGTTCACTGCTTAAAAGACGCGGCCCGCGCCGCCGGCGTTCGCGTGCGCATCGGCATTCGGATCAAGGCCCTCACCCGGGCCGAAGACGGACGGATCGGGCTGAGCCTCTCCGACGATACGACCGAGCATTTTGCGGCAGTGCTGCTCGCCACGGGCGGATCGCGCCCGGCCCTCAAGCTGGCGCTCGACGCCGGTCACGAAATCGAGCCGCCGGTCCCCTCGCTTTTTACCTTCAAGATCTCCGACGATCGGCTACGCGGAATGCAGGGCGTTTCCTTCGACAAGGCGCGGCTGCGCCTTCGCGCCGGCGCCGGCAAGCCGCTCGAGGAGACCGGCGCGGTGCTGATTACCCACTGGGGTCTGAGCGGCCCGGCCGTGCTGCGCCTCTCGGCATGGGGCGCCCGCGCGCTCTTCGAGAGCAAATACCGCGCGCGTCTGTTGGTCTCTTTCATTCCCGGCGAGAACGAGGAGTCGCTGCTCGCGTTTTTGCACCGGGAAAAGGACGCCCACCCCAAGCGCACCGTGCGCAAGTATCCCCACCCCGACGCGCCCCGGCGCTATTGGGAGAACCTGTGCGAGCTGGCCGGCATTGAGCCGACGCAGACCTGGGCCGAGGCAACAAAGAAGCAGATGCAGTATCTCGCACGCGAGCTCGGCGCAGCCGAGTTCGAGATCACCGGCAAGGGCGAATTCAAGGAAGAGTTCGTCACCTGCGGCGGCGTGCGGCTCAAGGAAGTGGACTTCCGTACCATGCAGAGCAAGCTGCTGCCCGGGCTCTACTTCGCCGGCGAGGTGCTCGACGTCGATGCGCTCACCGGCGGGTTCAACTTTCAGGCGGCCTGGACGACAAGCTGGATCGCAGGCCATGCCATCGCCGGGTCATTCGCCCAGGAATAG
- a CDS encoding class I SAM-dependent methyltransferase: protein MPAAQHLDARGERAVYAEHENDPDDPRYLDYLRSLADPVRAHVPVPAQGLDYGCGPGPGMGSAMGEGYAVTNYDPLYFLDAAPLEKHYYFITCCEAAEHFSNPRKEFGRLGAALAPGGVLGIRTEVPPEDFGSWWYHGDPTHVSFYSIATMEWVARWQGWRLKQAAGNVFLFLGE, encoded by the coding sequence GTGCCGGCCGCGCAGCATCTGGACGCGCGCGGCGAGCGCGCGGTCTATGCCGAACACGAGAACGACCCGGATGATCCGCGCTACCTCGACTACCTGCGCTCACTCGCCGATCCGGTGCGCGCGCATGTGCCGGTCCCGGCGCAGGGGCTCGACTACGGCTGCGGCCCGGGCCCGGGAATGGGAAGCGCGATGGGGGAGGGCTACGCGGTGACGAACTACGACCCGCTCTACTTTCTCGACGCAGCGCCGCTGGAGAAACACTACTACTTCATCACCTGCTGCGAGGCGGCCGAACACTTTTCGAATCCCCGCAAGGAGTTTGGGCGCCTCGGCGCGGCACTGGCACCGGGCGGGGTGCTGGGAATCCGGACGGAGGTCCCGCCCGAAGACTTCGGGAGCTGGTGGTATCACGGCGACCCCACCCACGTGAGCTTCTACAGCATTGCTACGATGGAATGGGTCGCCCGTTGGCAGGGGTGGCGCCTCAAGCAGGCGGCCGGGAATGTCTTTCTATTCCTGGGCGAATGA
- the opgC gene encoding OpgC domain-containing protein, whose translation MNRDHTLDTLRGFFVLYMFSQHLLMGPFAASGWISNYSFYPHGWAPTAAGFIMISGIVIGWGYSRLYQKKGYEALSRAARVQAWKIYLTHMSTFLIVLVTAQFLPAMIAGDGGFTVMGEHPVRQGILAGMLLYQPTFYDILPMYCLYLLMTPWVLRSFHERGPALALGISAALWFSMQVGGFYLFGVILENVEGSNLGLFNPLAWQAIFVVGLYLGYKRLDPKGFLKAIPPKVFAPALGLAIVVVLAGLATRWEWFGPIPQWLATELRWKTIFPPVFVINFAAFCFVLAVIAGRFPNAFSWRPLRFVGKHPLICFAFHLVIVMLLQSVEGWIDALSEPRRLLLMAAVITTIAFPATAEEWWQQRRARPAVPPAGQAAA comes from the coding sequence ATGAATCGCGATCACACACTCGATACCCTGCGCGGGTTCTTCGTTCTCTACATGTTCTCCCAGCACCTGCTGATGGGGCCCTTTGCCGCGTCGGGCTGGATCTCGAACTACTCCTTCTATCCCCACGGCTGGGCCCCCACGGCGGCGGGCTTCATCATGATCTCGGGAATCGTGATCGGCTGGGGATACAGCCGGCTCTATCAAAAGAAGGGCTACGAGGCCCTCTCGCGAGCGGCGCGCGTGCAGGCGTGGAAGATCTATCTCACCCACATGAGCACCTTCCTGATTGTGCTGGTGACCGCGCAGTTCCTTCCCGCCATGATCGCGGGCGACGGGGGTTTCACCGTCATGGGGGAACACCCGGTCCGCCAGGGCATCCTCGCGGGCATGCTGCTCTACCAGCCGACCTTCTACGACATCCTGCCGATGTACTGCCTCTACCTGCTGATGACACCGTGGGTGCTGCGCTCTTTCCATGAACGCGGTCCGGCGCTGGCGCTCGGCATCTCGGCGGCCCTCTGGTTTTCGATGCAGGTGGGTGGGTTCTATCTGTTCGGTGTGATTCTTGAGAACGTGGAAGGCTCGAACCTCGGGCTGTTCAACCCGCTGGCCTGGCAGGCAATTTTCGTGGTGGGGCTCTACCTGGGATACAAGCGCCTGGATCCGAAGGGATTCCTCAAGGCCATCCCGCCGAAAGTCTTCGCGCCCGCCCTCGGGCTCGCGATCGTCGTGGTGCTGGCAGGACTGGCGACGCGCTGGGAGTGGTTCGGGCCGATCCCCCAGTGGCTGGCCACGGAACTGCGCTGGAAGACGATCTTCCCGCCTGTCTTTGTCATCAATTTTGCCGCGTTCTGTTTCGTTCTGGCCGTGATTGCCGGGCGTTTCCCCAATGCATTTTCCTGGCGGCCGCTGCGCTTTGTGGGAAAGCATCCACTGATCTGCTTTGCCTTCCACCTGGTGATCGTGATGCTGCTGCAGTCGGTGGAGGGCTGGATCGACGCTCTGAGTGAGCCCCGGCGGCTCCTCCTGATGGCGGCAGTCATCACGACGATCGCCTTCCCCGCCACGGCAGAGGAATGGTGGCAGCAGCGAAGGGCGCGCCCGGCTGTGCCTCCGGCAGGTCAGGCCGCCGCGTGA